The proteins below are encoded in one region of Paraburkholderia aromaticivorans:
- a CDS encoding class II aldolase/adducin family protein: MQAAPGFDMATGLSDELKARYQHVSRPPEFDSPAQARLHGKQRLAAAFRLFSKFGFDEGAAGHITMRDPEFGDTFWVNPFGVHFSQMKVSNLIRCDHHGKVVEGDLPVNAAAFAIHSRVHQARPDAMAAAHTHSTYGRTWSTLGRPLDPITQDVCAFYNDHALYDEFGGVAVELDEGQRIADALGSNKAAILQNHGLLTVGKTVDEAAWWFITMERSCQVQLMAQAAAAHTGAPLKTISDAAARQSHSIVGSAQAGWFQFQLLYSRIAKEQPDLLD, encoded by the coding sequence ATGCAAGCTGCGCCCGGCTTTGATATGGCTACGGGCCTCTCCGATGAACTCAAGGCACGATACCAGCATGTCTCTCGCCCACCTGAGTTCGATTCCCCGGCGCAGGCGCGTTTGCACGGCAAGCAGCGCCTCGCGGCTGCGTTCCGGCTGTTCTCCAAGTTCGGCTTCGACGAAGGTGCGGCGGGCCACATCACGATGCGCGATCCAGAGTTTGGCGACACCTTCTGGGTCAATCCGTTCGGCGTGCATTTCAGTCAGATGAAGGTGTCCAACCTGATCCGCTGCGACCATCATGGCAAAGTCGTGGAGGGAGACCTCCCAGTCAACGCCGCGGCCTTTGCGATCCATTCGCGCGTGCACCAGGCCCGTCCCGACGCGATGGCAGCCGCGCATACGCACAGTACCTACGGCAGAACGTGGTCGACGCTCGGCCGCCCGCTGGACCCGATCACGCAGGATGTCTGCGCCTTCTACAACGACCATGCCCTCTATGATGAATTCGGCGGCGTGGCAGTGGAGTTGGACGAAGGCCAGCGCATAGCCGATGCACTGGGTTCGAACAAGGCGGCCATTCTGCAGAATCATGGTTTGCTGACTGTTGGCAAGACCGTGGACGAGGCCGCATGGTGGTTCATCACCATGGAGCGTTCATGCCAGGTGCAACTGATGGCGCAAGCTGCAGCGGCACACACCGGCGCACCGCTGAAGACGATTTCCGATGCCGCCGCGCGCCAGTCGCATTCGATCGTCGGCTCCGCGCAGGCGGGCTGGTTCCAGTTCCAGCTCCTCTATTCCCGCATCGCCAAGGAACAACCGGATCTGCTGGACTGA